A region of Candidatus Cloacimonadota bacterium DNA encodes the following proteins:
- a CDS encoding cob(I)yrinic acid a,c-diamide adenosyltransferase — MIQIYTGNGKGKTTAALGLIVRALGRQKKVCLIQFMKKNFEYGEIQFLSKQKNLYIFQFGTDKLIDPENPAKIDFDEAEKAFKKCKEVISSQKFDLIVIDEINVAVKWKLLSLEKQLELMQISTESEIVLTGRYADKRTIEKADLVTEMKEVKHYFNKGFQVRKGIEF, encoded by the coding sequence ATGATTCAAATTTACACCGGAAACGGTAAAGGTAAAACCACGGCAGCCTTGGGCTTGATCGTGCGAGCTCTAGGCAGGCAAAAGAAAGTCTGCCTGATCCAATTTATGAAGAAAAATTTCGAATACGGAGAAATCCAATTTCTTTCCAAACAGAAAAATCTCTATATTTTTCAATTTGGAACTGACAAATTGATCGATCCTGAAAATCCTGCCAAAATAGACTTTGACGAAGCGGAAAAAGCTTTCAAAAAATGCAAGGAAGTCATTTCTTCTCAGAAATTTGATCTAATCGTGATCGATGAAATTAATGTGGCAGTAAAATGGAAGTTGTTATCGCTTGAAAAGCAGCTTGAATTGATGCAAATTTCAACTGAATCTGAGATCGTGTTGACTGGAAGATATGCTGATAAAAGAACTATTGAAAAAGCCGATCTGGTAACAGAAATGAAAGAAGTAAAACACTACTTTAATAAAGGTTTTCAAGTTAGAAAGGGAATAGAATTCTGA
- the lpxK gene encoding tetraacyldisaccharide 4'-kinase, translating into MQKLIEQNLYKKSIISWLLWPFSLIYSVIIILRRKLHSNGYRSCCKIISVGNIVSGGSGKTPVTILLAKHLQKQGKKVAVSHRGYKAKYENENKLISDQKQVFDFAKEAGDEVFLLATKLPGIPVIAGRDRKKSIQLLEEKFPDLQYIILDDSFQHLKVQHDLDFVVFSAIGGIGNGFVLPAGILREPLSALKSADYIIWNGKGEIPEKIQKYKNPLLRGNYQIKRFSDKDGNTIKPTGKCVLLSGIGLPKSFENTVQQAGINFEKHFRFPDHYDFQSKEILKQISAVVKLGKIDYLLTTEKDFAKLKFIEHDLQLAIVEVEFVLENKVDLKI; encoded by the coding sequence ATGCAGAAACTGATCGAGCAAAATCTCTACAAAAAATCTATTATTTCCTGGCTGCTTTGGCCGTTTTCACTGATTTACTCTGTAATTATAATTTTAAGAAGAAAGCTACATTCAAATGGTTATCGTTCGTGCTGCAAGATCATCAGTGTTGGTAATATCGTCAGTGGTGGCAGCGGCAAAACTCCGGTTACGATTCTTTTAGCAAAACACTTACAGAAACAAGGAAAAAAAGTTGCAGTTTCGCATCGCGGTTATAAAGCAAAATACGAGAACGAGAATAAACTGATCTCAGATCAAAAACAAGTTTTTGATTTTGCTAAAGAAGCTGGTGATGAGGTATTTTTATTAGCTACCAAGCTTCCAGGAATTCCTGTAATTGCTGGTAGAGATCGCAAGAAGTCAATTCAACTTCTGGAAGAAAAATTTCCCGATTTGCAATACATAATTTTGGATGATTCTTTTCAACATCTCAAAGTTCAGCACGATCTGGATTTTGTGGTTTTCAGTGCCATCGGAGGAATTGGAAATGGATTCGTACTTCCTGCTGGAATTCTGCGCGAACCACTTTCTGCTCTCAAGTCTGCTGATTACATTATCTGGAATGGAAAAGGTGAAATTCCTGAAAAAATCCAAAAATATAAAAACCCGCTCCTGCGCGGAAATTATCAGATCAAACGATTTTCTGATAAAGATGGAAATACTATAAAACCAACTGGCAAATGCGTCTTACTTTCCGGGATTGGTTTACCGAAATCGTTTGAAAATACAGTTCAGCAAGCTGGCATAAATTTTGAAAAACATTTCCGTTTTCCCGATCATTATGATTTCCAGAGCAAAGAAATTTTAAAACAGATTTCTGCCGTTGTAAAATTGGGAAAAATCGATTATCTACTTACAACCGAAAAGGATTTTGCCAAGTTAAAATTCATCGAACACGACCTGCAACTGGCAATTGTTGAAGTGGAATTTGTTTTGGAGAACAAAGTAGATTTGAAGATCTAA